Proteins encoded within one genomic window of Paenarthrobacter sp. JL.01a:
- a CDS encoding bifunctional 5,10-methylenetetrahydrofolate dehydrogenase/5,10-methenyltetrahydrofolate cyclohydrolase, with translation MSAEVLSGKPLAGLIKQRAQEQARALESSGRHPVLAVVVATDDESTLWYVRSIERAAERAGIGCRIVDLGHDATEQVLASVLSDLSVESSVHGIILQTPLPAGVKTDSVVGLIAPEKDIDGANPLSLGRLAVGQPAFAPATARAVVELLDHFEVPVAGRNVTVVGRSAVVGKPLSLLLLERDATVTICHSKSGPLERYTQPADVVVVAVGRAGLLKGGHLSPETVVVDVGTNVLPDGSLVGDVDEASVTGVAAALTPVPGGVGSVTTALLLLHTVEAASRQEPAQLAAAASAARI, from the coding sequence ATGAGCGCAGAAGTGCTGTCCGGAAAGCCGCTGGCGGGCTTGATCAAGCAACGCGCCCAGGAACAGGCCCGCGCCCTCGAAAGCAGCGGACGCCACCCCGTCCTGGCCGTTGTGGTGGCCACGGACGATGAGTCGACTCTCTGGTACGTCCGGTCCATCGAACGCGCCGCCGAACGGGCCGGCATCGGTTGCAGGATCGTGGATCTTGGCCACGACGCCACGGAGCAGGTCCTGGCCTCGGTCCTCAGCGACCTCAGCGTGGAGTCTTCGGTCCACGGCATCATCCTCCAGACTCCCCTGCCTGCCGGGGTGAAGACGGATTCCGTGGTGGGTCTCATCGCCCCCGAAAAGGACATCGACGGCGCCAACCCCCTCAGCCTCGGCCGCCTGGCCGTCGGGCAACCGGCCTTTGCCCCCGCAACAGCACGGGCCGTCGTCGAGCTTTTGGATCACTTTGAGGTGCCGGTAGCGGGACGCAACGTGACCGTCGTCGGGCGTTCAGCAGTGGTGGGCAAGCCGCTGTCCTTGCTCCTTCTGGAGCGGGACGCCACCGTCACCATCTGCCATTCCAAGTCGGGGCCGCTGGAACGCTACACCCAGCCCGCCGACGTCGTGGTGGTTGCCGTCGGCAGGGCCGGGCTGCTGAAGGGAGGGCACCTCTCGCCGGAGACTGTAGTGGTCGACGTCGGAACCAACGTCCTGCCCGACGGCTCACTGGTGGGGGACGTTGACGAAGCCAGCGTCACCGGAGTCGCCGCCGCACTTACGCCGGTTCCCGGCGGCGTTGGTTCAGTCACCACCGCCCTGTTGCTCCTGCACACTGTCGAGGCTGCGAGCCGGCAGGAACCCGCCCAACTGGCCGCTGCCGCTTCCGCAGCCCGGATCTGA